The following coding sequences lie in one Anoplolepis gracilipes chromosome 4, ASM4749672v1, whole genome shotgun sequence genomic window:
- the LOC140664391 gene encoding uncharacterized protein isoform X2 yields the protein MEGIDSILDFGNFRIREHNQQKTYNMIYSFFEEKDVWCYWIVSVGALLSFLGLIAACICSCRRNENKNEFLGLAGMVTLNNSETDGFNRIPTLDVSQIVSQDVNDNGKRTTTGANRSLPDIPKDKSKEHDDMVGSISQGIYETTETMGDHSELYATVQDAVQEQISERETPEIIQQSSLIQDTSHQYTRFASPISDNIEHPYAQLQNFQKTEVNQVNRNNVNQVTNIENPSTSMSQLGGNPIAPPRTRRSSSHNSLLNSELHSDIQAANAISGSIQANQDLPYMTPPLLLLPHSSQSQHNSLQQHFSGDSQDSRYTSISVREPLANIIAQTKATYRQNQSTRPIIDSHYTTVSDDSDEMYAAIDEQDKVYTSGSETYAQIQPMMSEVERHTQHEQMIFCQPFLRTEETYPAPQPPSVDSLRYVAHAHSRQASSSSANSSIINPGSPKPEKRQANSPLPPPPEATSEGYAIVDKKSKSDDKLRSSLSVGKSLEDMYAKVMKKRKEVEEQQNDTHSNFNNVLHSEANTYRKLSLEVSRASWCSHESVEIQKKESDLAYYPVTSSNTNNFNIENDNNILRLSKVDMDAAHLKIDHEYETVNSDNSMRNSIVRVDAHSSDLNYNMLRPQCSREIDFQSTSILTRNSADIYSKSFKHRQVSNASSEDPGYERVRLRRRNELDQDTDSEPNYESMPHHTVEPNYASVCQPGDSDIDPNYESVSHNDPNYESVKYMSVTQNEESPYEQVNNFLSDANTDGYEKIKDKNIMSIHKEIDLNLPLEQINNGGDTDDEQYIQV from the exons ATGGAAGGAATTGATAGCATTCTCGATTTCGGTAATTTCAGGATACGAGAACATAATCAACAGAAAACCTATAACATGATATACTCTTTTTTCGAGGAGAAAGATGTTTGGTGTTATTGGATTGTATCGGTCGGCGCCCTGTTGTCATTTCTTGGTCTGATCGCCGCCTGCATCTGCAGCTGTCGACGGAATGAAAACAA gAATGAATTTCTGGGACTCGCTGGAATGGTAACACTGAATAATTCTGAAACAGATGGTTTTAATAGAATTCCAACATTAGATGTATCCCAAATTGTTAGTCAAGATGTCAACGATAATGGGAAAAg AACTACAACAGGTGCCAACAGAAGTCTCCCTGATATTCCAAAAGATAAAAGCAAAGAACATGATGATATGGTGGGTTCTATATCACAAGGTATTTATGAAACTACTGAAACTATGGGAGACCATTCAGAATTATATGCTACAGTCCAGGATGCAG TACAAGAACAGATATCTGAAAGAGAAACGCCGGAAATTATTCAGCAAAGTTCTTTAATACAAGATACATCTCATCAATATACAAGATTTGCATCTCCTATCTCTGATAATA ttgaACATCCTTATGCACAACTTCAAAACTTTCAGAAGACTGAGGTTAATCAAGTAAATAG aaaTAACGTTAATCAAGtcacaaatattgaaaatccATCAACATCCATGAGTCAATTAGGCGGAAATCCGATTGCGCCACCGCGAACTCGTCGGTCATCCTCACATAATTCGCTTCTTAACTCTGAATTGCACTCTGACATTCAAGCCGCTAACGCTATCTCTGGTAGTATACAAGCTAATCAAGATTTACCTTATATGACGCCGCCTCTTTTGTTACTGCCACACTCATCGCAGTCTCAACATAATAGCCTGCAACAGCACTTTAGTGGAGACTCCCAAGATTCAA gGTACACAAGTATAAGTGTAAGGGAACCATTAGCTAATATAATTGCACAGACTAAAGCAACTTACAGACAAAATCAATCCACTCGACCAATCATCGATTCTCATTATACTACTGTTTCTGACGATTCAG ATGAAATGTATGCCGCGATAGATGAGCAAGATAAAGTATATACTAGTGGCAGTGAAACATATGCACAAATTCAACCAATGATGTCAGAAGTTGAAAGACATACACAACACGAGCAAATGATATTTTGTCAGCCTTTTTTGCGTACAGAAGAGACATATCCTGCACCACAACCGCCAAGTGTCGATAGTTTACGTTATGTTGCACATGCTCATTCCAGGCAAG CATCATCGTCGAGTGCCAATAGTTCCATTATTAATCCTGGATCTCCCAAACCTGAGAAACGTCAAGCAAACTCTCCTTTACCACCACCGCCTGAAGCAACCTCGGAGGGGTATGCAATCGTtgacaaaaaaagtaaaagtgaTGATAAATTGAGATCTTCGTTATCAGTTGGTAAGTCGCTCGAAGACATGTACGCAAAAGTgatgaagaaaagaaaggagGTAGAGGAGCAACAAAATGATACTCATTCAAACTTTAATAACGTCCTACATTCCGAAGCAAATACTTACAGAAAATTGAGTCTTGAGGTTAGCCGGGCATCATGGTGCAGTCATGAGTCCGTGGAAATACAGAAGAAGGAATCCGATCTTGCATATTATCCTGTCACAAGCAGTAACACGAACaactttaatattgaaaatgacAATAACATTTTGAGATTATCTAAAGTCGACATGGATGCAgctcatttaaaaattgatcatGAATACGAGACCGTTAATTCTGACAATAGCATGAGAAACTCTATTGTGAGAGTTGATGCGCATTCATCCGATTTAAACTACAATATGTTGCGTCCACAATGCTCGCGAGAGATCGATTTTCAGAGCACTTCGATATTGACAAGAAACAGTGCGGATATATATTCGAAGTCGTTTAAGCACAGACAAGTAAGCAACGCAAGCAGCGAAGATCCTGGCTATGAGAGGGTGCGTTTGCGACGGCGGAATGAATTAGATCAGGACACTGACTCGGAACCAAATTACGAAAGCATGCCACATCATACAGTTGAACCGAATTATGCGTCTGTCTGCCAGCCTGGTGATAGTGATATAGATCCTAATTATGAGTCTGTGAGCCACAACGATCCAAATTACGAAAGCGTGAAATATATGAGTGTCACACAAAATGAGGAATCGCCTTATGAACAAGTGAATAACTTTTTGTCGGATGCAAATACGGACGGttacgaaaaaattaaagataagaaCATAATGAGTATCCACAAAGAGATAGATCTGAATCTTCCCTTggaacaaattaataatggaGGAGATACTGATGATGAACAGTACATTCAGGTTTAG
- the LOC140664391 gene encoding uncharacterized protein isoform X1: MEGIDSILDFGNFRIREHNQQKTYNMIYSFFEEKDVWCYWIVSVGALLSFLGLIAACICSCRRNENKNEFLGLAGMVTLNNSETDGFNRIPTLDVSQIVSQDVNDNGKRTTTGANRSLPDIPKDKSKEHDDMVGSISQGIYETTETMGDHSELYATVQDAVQEQISERETPEIIQQSSLIQDTSHQYTRFASPISDNIEHPYAQLQNFQKTEVNQVNRNNVNQVTNIENPSTSMSQLGGNPIAPPRTRRSSSHNSLLNSELHSDIQAANAISGSIQANQDLPYMTPPLLLLPHSSQSQHNSLQQHFSGDSQDSKGYTSISVREPLANIIAQTKATYRQNQSTRPIIDSHYTTVSDDSDEMYAAIDEQDKVYTSGSETYAQIQPMMSEVERHTQHEQMIFCQPFLRTEETYPAPQPPSVDSLRYVAHAHSRQASSSSANSSIINPGSPKPEKRQANSPLPPPPEATSEGYAIVDKKSKSDDKLRSSLSVGKSLEDMYAKVMKKRKEVEEQQNDTHSNFNNVLHSEANTYRKLSLEVSRASWCSHESVEIQKKESDLAYYPVTSSNTNNFNIENDNNILRLSKVDMDAAHLKIDHEYETVNSDNSMRNSIVRVDAHSSDLNYNMLRPQCSREIDFQSTSILTRNSADIYSKSFKHRQVSNASSEDPGYERVRLRRRNELDQDTDSEPNYESMPHHTVEPNYASVCQPGDSDIDPNYESVSHNDPNYESVKYMSVTQNEESPYEQVNNFLSDANTDGYEKIKDKNIMSIHKEIDLNLPLEQINNGGDTDDEQYIQV; this comes from the exons ATGGAAGGAATTGATAGCATTCTCGATTTCGGTAATTTCAGGATACGAGAACATAATCAACAGAAAACCTATAACATGATATACTCTTTTTTCGAGGAGAAAGATGTTTGGTGTTATTGGATTGTATCGGTCGGCGCCCTGTTGTCATTTCTTGGTCTGATCGCCGCCTGCATCTGCAGCTGTCGACGGAATGAAAACAA gAATGAATTTCTGGGACTCGCTGGAATGGTAACACTGAATAATTCTGAAACAGATGGTTTTAATAGAATTCCAACATTAGATGTATCCCAAATTGTTAGTCAAGATGTCAACGATAATGGGAAAAg AACTACAACAGGTGCCAACAGAAGTCTCCCTGATATTCCAAAAGATAAAAGCAAAGAACATGATGATATGGTGGGTTCTATATCACAAGGTATTTATGAAACTACTGAAACTATGGGAGACCATTCAGAATTATATGCTACAGTCCAGGATGCAG TACAAGAACAGATATCTGAAAGAGAAACGCCGGAAATTATTCAGCAAAGTTCTTTAATACAAGATACATCTCATCAATATACAAGATTTGCATCTCCTATCTCTGATAATA ttgaACATCCTTATGCACAACTTCAAAACTTTCAGAAGACTGAGGTTAATCAAGTAAATAG aaaTAACGTTAATCAAGtcacaaatattgaaaatccATCAACATCCATGAGTCAATTAGGCGGAAATCCGATTGCGCCACCGCGAACTCGTCGGTCATCCTCACATAATTCGCTTCTTAACTCTGAATTGCACTCTGACATTCAAGCCGCTAACGCTATCTCTGGTAGTATACAAGCTAATCAAGATTTACCTTATATGACGCCGCCTCTTTTGTTACTGCCACACTCATCGCAGTCTCAACATAATAGCCTGCAACAGCACTTTAGTGGAGACTCCCAAGATTCAA aaggGTACACAAGTATAAGTGTAAGGGAACCATTAGCTAATATAATTGCACAGACTAAAGCAACTTACAGACAAAATCAATCCACTCGACCAATCATCGATTCTCATTATACTACTGTTTCTGACGATTCAG ATGAAATGTATGCCGCGATAGATGAGCAAGATAAAGTATATACTAGTGGCAGTGAAACATATGCACAAATTCAACCAATGATGTCAGAAGTTGAAAGACATACACAACACGAGCAAATGATATTTTGTCAGCCTTTTTTGCGTACAGAAGAGACATATCCTGCACCACAACCGCCAAGTGTCGATAGTTTACGTTATGTTGCACATGCTCATTCCAGGCAAG CATCATCGTCGAGTGCCAATAGTTCCATTATTAATCCTGGATCTCCCAAACCTGAGAAACGTCAAGCAAACTCTCCTTTACCACCACCGCCTGAAGCAACCTCGGAGGGGTATGCAATCGTtgacaaaaaaagtaaaagtgaTGATAAATTGAGATCTTCGTTATCAGTTGGTAAGTCGCTCGAAGACATGTACGCAAAAGTgatgaagaaaagaaaggagGTAGAGGAGCAACAAAATGATACTCATTCAAACTTTAATAACGTCCTACATTCCGAAGCAAATACTTACAGAAAATTGAGTCTTGAGGTTAGCCGGGCATCATGGTGCAGTCATGAGTCCGTGGAAATACAGAAGAAGGAATCCGATCTTGCATATTATCCTGTCACAAGCAGTAACACGAACaactttaatattgaaaatgacAATAACATTTTGAGATTATCTAAAGTCGACATGGATGCAgctcatttaaaaattgatcatGAATACGAGACCGTTAATTCTGACAATAGCATGAGAAACTCTATTGTGAGAGTTGATGCGCATTCATCCGATTTAAACTACAATATGTTGCGTCCACAATGCTCGCGAGAGATCGATTTTCAGAGCACTTCGATATTGACAAGAAACAGTGCGGATATATATTCGAAGTCGTTTAAGCACAGACAAGTAAGCAACGCAAGCAGCGAAGATCCTGGCTATGAGAGGGTGCGTTTGCGACGGCGGAATGAATTAGATCAGGACACTGACTCGGAACCAAATTACGAAAGCATGCCACATCATACAGTTGAACCGAATTATGCGTCTGTCTGCCAGCCTGGTGATAGTGATATAGATCCTAATTATGAGTCTGTGAGCCACAACGATCCAAATTACGAAAGCGTGAAATATATGAGTGTCACACAAAATGAGGAATCGCCTTATGAACAAGTGAATAACTTTTTGTCGGATGCAAATACGGACGGttacgaaaaaattaaagataagaaCATAATGAGTATCCACAAAGAGATAGATCTGAATCTTCCCTTggaacaaattaataatggaGGAGATACTGATGATGAACAGTACATTCAGGTTTAG
- the LOC140664391 gene encoding uncharacterized protein isoform X3, producing MIYSFFEEKDVWCYWIVSVGALLSFLGLIAACICSCRRNENKNEFLGLAGMVTLNNSETDGFNRIPTLDVSQIVSQDVNDNGKRTTTGANRSLPDIPKDKSKEHDDMVGSISQGIYETTETMGDHSELYATVQDAVQEQISERETPEIIQQSSLIQDTSHQYTRFASPISDNIEHPYAQLQNFQKTEVNQVNRNNVNQVTNIENPSTSMSQLGGNPIAPPRTRRSSSHNSLLNSELHSDIQAANAISGSIQANQDLPYMTPPLLLLPHSSQSQHNSLQQHFSGDSQDSKGYTSISVREPLANIIAQTKATYRQNQSTRPIIDSHYTTVSDDSDEMYAAIDEQDKVYTSGSETYAQIQPMMSEVERHTQHEQMIFCQPFLRTEETYPAPQPPSVDSLRYVAHAHSRQASSSSANSSIINPGSPKPEKRQANSPLPPPPEATSEGYAIVDKKSKSDDKLRSSLSVGKSLEDMYAKVMKKRKEVEEQQNDTHSNFNNVLHSEANTYRKLSLEVSRASWCSHESVEIQKKESDLAYYPVTSSNTNNFNIENDNNILRLSKVDMDAAHLKIDHEYETVNSDNSMRNSIVRVDAHSSDLNYNMLRPQCSREIDFQSTSILTRNSADIYSKSFKHRQVSNASSEDPGYERVRLRRRNELDQDTDSEPNYESMPHHTVEPNYASVCQPGDSDIDPNYESVSHNDPNYESVKYMSVTQNEESPYEQVNNFLSDANTDGYEKIKDKNIMSIHKEIDLNLPLEQINNGGDTDDEQYIQV from the exons ATGATATACTCTTTTTTCGAGGAGAAAGATGTTTGGTGTTATTGGATTGTATCGGTCGGCGCCCTGTTGTCATTTCTTGGTCTGATCGCCGCCTGCATCTGCAGCTGTCGACGGAATGAAAACAA gAATGAATTTCTGGGACTCGCTGGAATGGTAACACTGAATAATTCTGAAACAGATGGTTTTAATAGAATTCCAACATTAGATGTATCCCAAATTGTTAGTCAAGATGTCAACGATAATGGGAAAAg AACTACAACAGGTGCCAACAGAAGTCTCCCTGATATTCCAAAAGATAAAAGCAAAGAACATGATGATATGGTGGGTTCTATATCACAAGGTATTTATGAAACTACTGAAACTATGGGAGACCATTCAGAATTATATGCTACAGTCCAGGATGCAG TACAAGAACAGATATCTGAAAGAGAAACGCCGGAAATTATTCAGCAAAGTTCTTTAATACAAGATACATCTCATCAATATACAAGATTTGCATCTCCTATCTCTGATAATA ttgaACATCCTTATGCACAACTTCAAAACTTTCAGAAGACTGAGGTTAATCAAGTAAATAG aaaTAACGTTAATCAAGtcacaaatattgaaaatccATCAACATCCATGAGTCAATTAGGCGGAAATCCGATTGCGCCACCGCGAACTCGTCGGTCATCCTCACATAATTCGCTTCTTAACTCTGAATTGCACTCTGACATTCAAGCCGCTAACGCTATCTCTGGTAGTATACAAGCTAATCAAGATTTACCTTATATGACGCCGCCTCTTTTGTTACTGCCACACTCATCGCAGTCTCAACATAATAGCCTGCAACAGCACTTTAGTGGAGACTCCCAAGATTCAA aaggGTACACAAGTATAAGTGTAAGGGAACCATTAGCTAATATAATTGCACAGACTAAAGCAACTTACAGACAAAATCAATCCACTCGACCAATCATCGATTCTCATTATACTACTGTTTCTGACGATTCAG ATGAAATGTATGCCGCGATAGATGAGCAAGATAAAGTATATACTAGTGGCAGTGAAACATATGCACAAATTCAACCAATGATGTCAGAAGTTGAAAGACATACACAACACGAGCAAATGATATTTTGTCAGCCTTTTTTGCGTACAGAAGAGACATATCCTGCACCACAACCGCCAAGTGTCGATAGTTTACGTTATGTTGCACATGCTCATTCCAGGCAAG CATCATCGTCGAGTGCCAATAGTTCCATTATTAATCCTGGATCTCCCAAACCTGAGAAACGTCAAGCAAACTCTCCTTTACCACCACCGCCTGAAGCAACCTCGGAGGGGTATGCAATCGTtgacaaaaaaagtaaaagtgaTGATAAATTGAGATCTTCGTTATCAGTTGGTAAGTCGCTCGAAGACATGTACGCAAAAGTgatgaagaaaagaaaggagGTAGAGGAGCAACAAAATGATACTCATTCAAACTTTAATAACGTCCTACATTCCGAAGCAAATACTTACAGAAAATTGAGTCTTGAGGTTAGCCGGGCATCATGGTGCAGTCATGAGTCCGTGGAAATACAGAAGAAGGAATCCGATCTTGCATATTATCCTGTCACAAGCAGTAACACGAACaactttaatattgaaaatgacAATAACATTTTGAGATTATCTAAAGTCGACATGGATGCAgctcatttaaaaattgatcatGAATACGAGACCGTTAATTCTGACAATAGCATGAGAAACTCTATTGTGAGAGTTGATGCGCATTCATCCGATTTAAACTACAATATGTTGCGTCCACAATGCTCGCGAGAGATCGATTTTCAGAGCACTTCGATATTGACAAGAAACAGTGCGGATATATATTCGAAGTCGTTTAAGCACAGACAAGTAAGCAACGCAAGCAGCGAAGATCCTGGCTATGAGAGGGTGCGTTTGCGACGGCGGAATGAATTAGATCAGGACACTGACTCGGAACCAAATTACGAAAGCATGCCACATCATACAGTTGAACCGAATTATGCGTCTGTCTGCCAGCCTGGTGATAGTGATATAGATCCTAATTATGAGTCTGTGAGCCACAACGATCCAAATTACGAAAGCGTGAAATATATGAGTGTCACACAAAATGAGGAATCGCCTTATGAACAAGTGAATAACTTTTTGTCGGATGCAAATACGGACGGttacgaaaaaattaaagataagaaCATAATGAGTATCCACAAAGAGATAGATCTGAATCTTCCCTTggaacaaattaataatggaGGAGATACTGATGATGAACAGTACATTCAGGTTTAG
- the LOC140664559 gene encoding uncharacterized protein: protein MNQAKQGMKRSNPNSDELIDLALAKFFFDYNISFNVVESNLFREFIKLPNPDYKVPSRKGLLNQLLDKVHNEITSKVVKKHETVGVLLIDGWKNSAANTKLVVCTIHTVMDNSMYLNSWDLTGIRETEDALTKIVDEATEIAKSKFNIRIYAVVSDNASAMILMGNSVNLWHVTCASHSGNLLAKSLMNAKFVESVNQLLKEFKQPDPEKEIIKGGGAFLHETDIFKILNTKNLTSPQTYFMVGKKYLDLAELADKLMKIPTSSAQIERLFSHWSFVHSDIRNRLTAERSRKLVEIYYSLKMIDKCNEDIDDDFAEVL from the exons ATGAATCAAGCTAAACAGGGAATGAAACGTTCTAATCCTAATTCAGATGAATTAATTGATTTGGCTTtggcaaaatttttctttgactataatatatcttttaatgttGTTGAGtctaatttatttagagaGTTTATAAAACTCCCAAATCCGGATTATAAAGTTCCGTCAAGAAAAGGACTTTTAAATCAATTGTTAGACAAGGTTCACAATGAAATAACATCTAAAGTCGTGAAAAAGCATGAAACGGTGGGTGTACTATTAATTGATGGCTGGAAAAATTCTGCAGCTAATACCAAATTAGTTGTCTGTACAATACATACAGTAATGGACAATAGTATGTATCTTAATTCATGGGACTTAACTGGCATAAGAGAAACAGAAGATgcattaacaaaaattgtagATGAAGCAACAGAGATTGCTAAGAGCAAATTTAATATCCGTATTTATGCTGTTGTATCAGACAATGCTTCTGCAATGATACTGATGGGTAATTCAGTTAATTTATGGCATGTGACTTGTGCAAGCCATAGTGGAAATTTATTAGCAAAGTCCTTGATGAACGCAAAATTCGTTGAATCTGTGAATCAATTATTGAAAGAATTCAAGCAACCAGATCcagaaaaagaaatcataaaaGGTGgagga GCTTTTCTTCACGAAAcagatatatttaagattttaaatacTAAGAATCTTACATCCCCTCAAACATACTTTATGGTTggcaaaaaatatcttgatcTTGCTGAATTAGcggataaattaatgaaaattccaACTTCTTCAGCTCAAATTGAGcgtttattttctcattgGTCATTTGTTCATTCCGATATACGAAATCGATTAACCGCTGAGCGATCTCGGAAGTTAGTGGAAATATATTACTcattaaaaatgatagataAATGCAACGAAGACATTGACGATGACTTTGCGGAGGTActttaa